Proteins encoded together in one Coffea arabica cultivar ET-39 chromosome 2c, Coffea Arabica ET-39 HiFi, whole genome shotgun sequence window:
- the LOC113724737 gene encoding NDR1/HIN1-like protein 13: MTQAPPLAKPPGYREPGLPVQKPPEPLGKGNLPPSFYTEEEKRRGCCCRCCCCLFIFIILLTLFFISFGGFLYLWYEPRAPLFSLKSFQVNEFNITSTADGPTLHSKMSASLEFKNANKNIKMVYDRIALSWYSDDIASGELGQDTVPGFVQEPNNVRVAKFSMKGNLPLDGSSVKKVTDRIRAKSLMTHVEVRTGIGMVLSGLKIGTVEVKLACEASSLKHIQEGAMPKCKAFVFRL, encoded by the coding sequence ATGACTCAAGCACCACCTCTGGCAAAACCACCTGGATACAGAGAGCCAGGCCTCCCAGTTCAGAAGCCACCAGAACCCTTGGGAAAAGGAAACCTTCCACCTTCATTTTACACAGAGGAGGAGAAGCGCAGGGGTTGTTGTTGCAGATGCTGCTGCTGCCTCTTCATCTTCATTATCCTCCTCACTCTCTTCTTCATCTCATTTGGGGGATTTCTCTACCTTTGGTACGAGCCCAGAGCCCCCCTTTTCTCCCTGAAATCTTTCCAGGTCAACGAATTCAACATCACCAGCACCGCTGATGGGCCAACACTCCATTCAAAAATGTCTGCCAGCTTAGAGTTCAAGAACGCAAATAAGAACATCAAGATGGTGTATGACAGGATAGCCCTGTCCTGGTACAGTGATGACATTGCTTCAGGGGAGCTTGGTCAAGACACAGTGCCAGGGTTCGTTCAAGAGCCAAATAATGTGAGGGTTGCCAAGTTTTCCATGAAGGGGAATCTGCCTCTGGATGGTTCAAGTGTGAAGAAGGTTACGGATAGAATCAGGGCCAAGAGCTTAATGACTCATGTGGAGGTCAGAACTGGGATTGGGATGGTTTTAAGCGGACTGAAAATTGGCACCGTTGAGGTCAAACTAGCATGCGAAGCCTCCAGTTTGAAGCACATTCAGGAAGGTGCCATGCCCAAATGCAAGGCTTTTGTATTCCGCCTGTAA